One window of the Devosia sp. 2618 genome contains the following:
- a CDS encoding MoxR family ATPase, protein MNAPASINIDPEEVRAAIAAARTEIGKAVRGQDRAILLTLIGIVCGGHVLLEGPPGTGKTLMVQSVHAATGLDFARIQFTPDLMPADITGGMTLVDDGTGRPRVEYRRGPIFTQLLLADEINRATPRTQSALLEAMQDGAISHDGRTEQLPQPFTVLATQNPIEMEGTYSLPEAQIDRFMLRIDVDYPTPEILAEILIATTGLERPQLSPVLTPAQILAVRDLVREMPVVSAIPLAVARLASATQPGAPGADPEAGRVLRYGISPRGAQSMLLSAKAHAFIAGRNHVSIEDLRAVMMPSLLHRLQPRFEARADPQAVTKLLTRLFDKHLGSI, encoded by the coding sequence GTGAACGCACCCGCAAGCATCAATATCGACCCCGAGGAAGTGCGTGCCGCCATCGCGGCTGCGCGGACCGAAATTGGCAAGGCCGTCCGAGGGCAAGACCGGGCGATCCTGTTGACCCTGATTGGCATCGTCTGCGGCGGTCACGTGCTGCTCGAAGGCCCGCCCGGCACCGGCAAAACCTTGATGGTGCAGAGCGTCCACGCCGCAACCGGGCTCGATTTCGCCCGCATCCAGTTCACGCCCGACCTGATGCCGGCCGACATTACCGGCGGCATGACGCTGGTCGATGACGGCACAGGCCGTCCGCGCGTCGAATACCGTCGCGGCCCGATCTTCACCCAGCTTCTGCTGGCCGACGAAATCAACCGCGCCACCCCGCGCACCCAGTCGGCATTGCTTGAGGCGATGCAGGACGGCGCGATTTCGCACGATGGTCGCACCGAACAGCTGCCCCAGCCCTTCACCGTACTGGCGACGCAGAACCCGATCGAAATGGAAGGCACCTATAGCCTGCCCGAAGCGCAGATCGACCGCTTCATGTTGCGTATCGATGTCGATTACCCGACGCCCGAAATTCTGGCCGAAATTCTGATTGCCACCACCGGTCTGGAACGCCCGCAGCTGTCGCCGGTTCTGACCCCGGCACAGATTCTGGCCGTACGCGACCTCGTGCGTGAAATGCCGGTTGTGTCCGCCATCCCGCTGGCCGTTGCCCGTCTGGCCAGCGCGACACAGCCCGGCGCTCCGGGTGCCGATCCGGAAGCGGGTCGCGTTCTACGCTATGGCATCAGTCCGCGCGGCGCACAGTCGATGCTGCTCAGTGCCAAGGCGCACGCGTTCATCGCTGGCCGCAATCATGTCTCGATTGAAGACCTCCGCGCCGTCATGATGCCGTCGCTACTGCACCGCCTGCAGCCACGCTTTGAGGCGCGTGCCGATCCACAGGCCGTCACCAAGCTGTTGACGCGCCTCTTTGACAAGCATCTGGGCAGCATCTGA
- a CDS encoding transporter substrate-binding domain-containing protein, producing MALSLRAVLLTIAPLAVSFAVVLAVNLLPPDTALEETQAAGRLTVCAPREMGPLVTRDRDRPGFEIALVEEAARRSGWRATVTANIAMAREFNPANWRITRATCRMIVGGLRDNSWSRSLMELGEPYLTSSWVQVAAPGTVWPPAEVVFTPGVFALDRVALGSYLRKAGIHILPEQTPADVATAIDAGKAPVAITDSIMAAFLFRDTGLEIAPLPDGPASTGISLGFWKGDTTLRLHMDEVLDQMDKDGTIARFAEDYGIAVSLLR from the coding sequence ATGGCCCTGTCGCTCCGCGCCGTTCTGCTGACCATCGCGCCGCTGGCTGTGTCCTTCGCGGTAGTACTGGCCGTCAACCTCTTGCCGCCCGATACGGCGCTGGAGGAAACGCAGGCGGCTGGGCGACTGACCGTCTGCGCCCCGCGCGAAATGGGGCCGTTGGTGACGCGCGATCGGGATCGCCCGGGCTTTGAGATCGCGCTGGTCGAAGAAGCCGCGCGCCGCTCCGGCTGGCGCGCCACCGTCACGGCCAATATCGCCATGGCCCGTGAGTTCAATCCTGCCAACTGGCGGATCACCCGCGCGACCTGCCGCATGATCGTCGGTGGCCTCCGCGACAATTCGTGGAGCCGCAGCCTGATGGAACTGGGCGAGCCCTATCTGACCAGTTCCTGGGTTCAGGTCGCCGCGCCCGGCACAGTCTGGCCACCGGCCGAAGTGGTGTTCACCCCCGGCGTCTTCGCACTGGATCGGGTTGCTCTTGGCAGCTACCTGCGCAAAGCCGGTATCCACATCCTGCCCGAGCAGACGCCGGCCGACGTCGCTACGGCCATTGATGCGGGCAAAGCACCCGTCGCCATCACCGACTCCATCATGGCCGCCTTCCTGTTCCGCGACACGGGTCTCGAGATCGCGCCTCTACCGGACGGACCAGCGTCAACCGGCATCTCGCTCGGCTTCTGGAAAGGCGACACGACGCTCCGTCTGCATATGGACGAGGTGCTCGATCAGATGGACAAGGACGGAACCATCGCCCGCTTCGCCGAGGACTACGGCATCGCCGTTAGCCTGCTACGCTGA
- a CDS encoding ABC transporter permease, whose translation MSNEMANNGMRRRPAPGGFKDIWDIACGVQAIWWREVKRSLTDRGQLVGGVSRPLLWVLILGVGLNPFFRGEVMGDVRFIVPYTYLQYIFPGVIVLNILYTSIQSAVSLIWDREFGFLREVLVSPLPRNFILLGKVLGGATTAVVHGLLVLAVARFANIQMSLPDVGAAMALMFLLAFGMTSLGIVIANYVKGFEGFGVFSNALVLPLYFTSSSVFPLDPALTRAQTLVTYPRWLVALVEANPVTYAVDTLRGILIGFNQFPAILGWQITGGMAVVLFLFAMYEFRRL comes from the coding sequence ATGAGCAACGAGATGGCGAATAACGGCATGCGCCGCCGCCCCGCTCCGGGTGGGTTCAAGGACATTTGGGACATCGCCTGCGGCGTGCAGGCCATCTGGTGGCGCGAAGTAAAACGCTCGCTGACCGATCGTGGCCAACTGGTCGGCGGCGTATCGCGCCCGCTGCTCTGGGTGCTGATCCTTGGCGTCGGCCTCAACCCGTTCTTCCGTGGCGAGGTGATGGGCGATGTGCGCTTCATCGTGCCCTACACCTATCTCCAGTACATCTTCCCAGGCGTGATCGTCCTCAACATCCTCTACACCTCGATCCAGTCGGCGGTGTCGCTTATCTGGGACCGGGAATTCGGCTTCCTGCGCGAAGTGCTGGTGTCGCCGCTGCCGCGTAACTTCATCCTCCTGGGTAAGGTTCTGGGTGGCGCCACCACGGCAGTCGTGCACGGTCTCTTGGTGCTGGCCGTCGCCCGCTTCGCCAATATCCAGATGAGCCTGCCCGATGTCGGCGCCGCCATGGCGCTGATGTTCCTGCTTGCCTTCGGCATGACGTCCCTCGGCATCGTCATCGCCAACTATGTGAAGGGCTTTGAGGGCTTTGGCGTGTTCTCCAACGCGCTGGTCTTGCCGCTCTACTTCACCTCATCCTCGGTTTTCCCGCTTGATCCCGCGCTGACCCGCGCCCAAACGCTGGTGACCTATCCGCGTTGGCTGGTGGCGCTCGTTGAGGCCAATCCGGTGACTTATGCGGTTGATACCCTGCGCGGCATTCTGATCGGCTTCAACCAATTCCCGGCAATCCTGGGCTGGCAGATCACCGGGGGCATGGCCGTCGTGTTGTTCCTCTTCGCCATGTACGAATTCCGCAGGCTCTAG
- a CDS encoding DUF58 domain-containing protein, whose amino-acid sequence MARPAASGRAMPSPELMDRLSTMRFVPPGARATTGVGERASRTSGPGMEFADFRTYRAGDDLRHVDPRSIARGDPFTRKYVQRRQFVVTIVLDLTASMMVQPDTKAALATGVARALGFVALSGQDKVRLVVLEGENGIRRSPLWQGRTRAPDMFAFAEPQIEAPRDREDASKRDASASLAAALTELIPSSDAGSLIFIVSDFWEADVAVALASLASTPATVTALHVLSASERDPSSLGQGIIRLVDAETGRERDMTIDETTLTGYRAALGRHTDTLVESLSGWNVFLPVDAEAQLSDVCLERLPVAGVIA is encoded by the coding sequence ATGGCAAGACCAGCCGCATCAGGGCGGGCAATGCCGTCGCCCGAGTTGATGGATCGACTGTCAACAATGCGGTTCGTGCCGCCGGGCGCGCGCGCCACGACGGGCGTTGGCGAACGCGCGTCGCGCACCAGCGGGCCGGGCATGGAGTTCGCCGATTTCCGGACCTATCGGGCCGGCGATGATCTGCGTCATGTCGATCCGCGCAGTATCGCGCGCGGCGATCCGTTCACCCGCAAATATGTGCAACGTCGCCAGTTCGTTGTCACCATCGTGCTGGATCTGACGGCGTCGATGATGGTGCAGCCTGACACCAAAGCCGCGCTCGCCACCGGCGTTGCCCGGGCGCTGGGTTTCGTGGCTTTGTCCGGACAGGACAAGGTGCGTCTGGTCGTGCTGGAAGGCGAAAACGGCATCCGGCGTTCGCCCCTATGGCAGGGCCGCACCCGTGCCCCCGACATGTTCGCCTTCGCCGAACCACAAATCGAGGCCCCCCGTGACCGGGAAGACGCCAGCAAGCGCGACGCCTCGGCATCGCTGGCGGCGGCCCTCACCGAACTCATCCCCAGCAGCGACGCCGGCTCACTGATTTTCATCGTGTCTGACTTCTGGGAGGCCGACGTGGCGGTAGCTCTGGCGTCGCTTGCATCGACCCCTGCCACGGTGACGGCGCTCCATGTTCTGTCAGCGTCCGAACGCGATCCATCGTCGCTGGGGCAGGGCATCATCCGGCTCGTGGATGCCGAAACTGGCCGCGAGCGCGATATGACCATCGACGAAACCACCCTGACCGGCTACCGCGCTGCGCTCGGTCGCCACACCGATACGCTTGTCGAATCGCTGTCGGGGTGGAACGTTTTTCTTCCAGTTGACGCCGAAGCGCAGCTCAGCGATGTCTGCCTCGAGCGGCTGCCTGTGGCGGGAGTGATTGCATGA
- a CDS encoding ABC transporter ATP-binding protein, producing MSQAATPQNGEILSAISIEGVSQRYGRMLALDDVSLTVPMGSLFALIGPNGAGKSTLIDILCTIRAPLSGRALVAGLDVSRDPRGVRRRIGVIFQNSTLDTRLSVFDNLEFHGRVHAMGRAERRQRIDEMLELVQLSEWRNAPARTLSAGMKRRLEIARGLLHDPEILFMDEPTVGLDPQSRANIWQYLSDLREKTGLTIVVTTHYIDEVGGADRVCVIEKGKILVEGTPADLKAAHGTTLLRLQPEGTEGRAAILAVHPDALTLPDGNILVRFDTLPEAETALAALRGKIGLATLEPPSLESVFLNLTGRALREEAPTSGRGRPPAGGRR from the coding sequence ATGAGCCAAGCTGCGACCCCGCAAAACGGGGAAATCCTCTCCGCCATTTCCATCGAAGGCGTCTCGCAACGCTATGGCCGCATGCTCGCGCTCGACGATGTCAGCCTAACCGTGCCCATGGGCAGCCTGTTTGCCCTGATCGGGCCGAACGGCGCGGGAAAATCGACCTTGATCGATATCCTCTGCACCATCCGCGCGCCGCTCTCCGGTCGCGCTCTGGTGGCCGGGTTGGACGTATCGCGCGATCCACGCGGCGTGCGTCGTCGTATCGGCGTGATCTTCCAAAACTCCACCTTGGACACCCGCCTGTCGGTGTTCGACAATCTCGAATTCCACGGTCGCGTGCACGCCATGGGTCGCGCCGAACGACGGCAGCGGATCGACGAAATGCTCGAACTCGTGCAACTGTCCGAGTGGCGCAATGCCCCGGCGCGCACGCTTTCTGCCGGTATGAAACGGCGCCTGGAGATCGCGCGCGGTCTGCTGCACGACCCCGAAATTCTCTTCATGGACGAACCGACCGTCGGGCTCGATCCGCAGTCGCGCGCCAATATCTGGCAATACCTGTCCGACCTGCGCGAAAAGACCGGCCTCACCATCGTCGTCACCACCCATTACATTGACGAAGTGGGCGGCGCCGACCGGGTCTGCGTCATCGAAAAGGGCAAGATCCTCGTTGAAGGCACGCCAGCGGACCTCAAGGCCGCGCATGGCACAACACTCCTGCGCTTGCAGCCAGAAGGCACCGAGGGCCGCGCCGCAATTCTTGCCGTCCATCCTGATGCTCTGACCTTGCCCGATGGCAATATCCTCGTGCGCTTCGACACGCTGCCCGAAGCTGAAACCGCGCTCGCTGCCCTGCGCGGCAAAATCGGGCTCGCGACCCTTGAGCCGCCAAGCCTTGAAAGCGTTTTCCTCAACCTTACGGGCCGCGCCCTGCGCGAAGAAGCTCCAACGTCGGGTCGCGGAAGACCCCCAGCCGGAGGACGAAGATGA